The Leptospira selangorensis sequence TGCAAGCGGTAGCGGGGATAACTACGGCTCGATCGGCCACCAACATTACTCATTAAGATATTGGGGTGTTGCTCATGAACATCTTGCTATCCTGAATGGAACAATTAAAGGACAATTCCCGGAAGCTGAATTAGGTAATGATACAGATGAATCTGTTCCTCCTTTAAATGGAACTTTCTCAGTAAAACAACTGAAGAATGTAGATAACAGAATCTTAACATTAAGTATAGAAGATGTAATCGAAGTAGTAAAAAATAACGGAAATCATAGCGTAAAGGGTCTCTCTTCGACAGTTTTGATTTCGGATAACAGAACTAAGAATACTACCAATACGATCGGATCTTATACCTCAGCAGCAGGCTGGCAAGAGTATGACGGTGCAGAAAATGCTACTGGAACTACAAAAACTTCCGGCGGAGCGATTGCATTCGAAGGTCACTTGAAAGGTGCCATCTTTGTTCCTCACTACAACGTAGTTGAACGTGCGAACCTTGATAACACCTATGCTTATGGTGCGTCTGCTGCAGGAACTTTCAATACTTTGAAATTCAAATCCAAAGCTGATGTTCAGGATATTTGGGATACTTATGGAACTACCGGCGGACCTAACGCTGGAGCGCCTACATATGTAGAAGGACAAACTATTCTTCAATACTGCAGAACGAACACAAGAACTCAAACGAGCGGGATCTCTACTCAGTTAATCTTGGGACGTCCTTCCGTATTCGTGGAAGATGGTTGGAGTATTTTTGGATTACTTGCAGGAGCTTTCCCTCCAGCGAATTTCAATGACGATGTAAGTGCAGGTGCCGCAACTTTCCCTTCTATTCCTGCTAAATTCGCTCCTGACGTTCAGGGTGTAATTGAGTCAGGTGCAAGAGGATCCGGTTTAGGAGCTCACTACAATACAGGTGTGAAAAAATCCACTGTGGATTATTTCCAAATCAATTCTTCGGCTACTACTACTAAGAAAGCATTCGTAGAGGATTGGAATTACAAAAACCAATAAATCGAAACTAACTAAGGATGGAGGAAACTCTCCTCCATCCTCCTCAATTCTGTAACAAAAAAAAACAAGAGGGAGTTACAAAATTTATGAAAACTTTATATATCTACGCGCTGATCGGCGCATTAATCTTCTCTTCTTTCCAAGGCATTTTCGCTTCCGGAGGATTCGGCGGCGGCGGGGTTGCCGGACAGGCGCTTCGTGGAAAAGAAAGGGAAAAGTTCAATCTGGGCAAGGCAATCTATAATGCAGAGGTCGCCTTAGACGCCAAAAAAGAAGAACTAGTAAAATCTCAGAAAAACCGTTTGGAATACTTACAAGGTTCCTTGCCCAACTCCGAAAAAGGAAGGGTGAACCTGGAGGATTTGGCAGGCAAATTATCCGAAGAACAGATTTCCGCTTTGGAATTTTTCGTAAGCATCCGCTTCAACGTGAAGTTGGAGGAGAAGAAGGATTAATCAGGGAATCATCATATAATGAAATTATTATTTAAGAAGGGAGTTTTTTTTCCCCTTCTACTTTTGGCCCAACCACTTTTTATCGGGGAGTTATTCTCCCAAACGGTTTGGGCCCCTTATCAAAGACAATTATGGGTTCGGACCACTGCAGTGAATTCGGTTTATAATTCGGCATATGTGGGAAAATACCATAACACATACGATGATGATGTTCGGATCAATGTAGGTGCTCTCGCTTTTGAATACGGGATCACAGATAGACTTACCGTGGATCTTCAAACCGGTTTTGGTAAATTAGGAAGGGTCCAATTGATAGATCGTTATTTCGGGACCTTAACTTCTCCTGAACAACCTGATAAGTACGGGATCATAGATTCCAGAGCAGGCTTACGTTATAAGGTCCTAGATGAATATGATTATGAATCTATCTGGGTTCCGACTATCAGCGTAAGGATCGGCGGGATCAAAAAAGGCGATTATGATAGAAATCCTCAGGCTTTGGGAGATGGAGCAAACGGTGCAGAAGTAAATATCTACTTAGGTAAGGACTTCAATGTTTGGGGACTTGGTGCTTTAGGCGAATGGAGTTATAGAAAAAGAGAAAAGCCGGTACCGGATGATATTCTTTATTACGGAGCGTTATACAAACGTTTCTGGGATTCATTTATCTTCATAGTTGGAAGTAGAGGACAGATCGGTCAGGGAGGATATGCATTTGCAGATCCAAGAGGAACTCCTCCATTAAACCTGATACAAGTAAATCCACCTTCCATCGCACCTTTTGGAACGGATTGGTACAATTATTATCTGGAACACGAAAGACCTGCCTGGGGAAGAAAGGAAATCTATCATAACCTGGAAGTGAGTTTAGGTTATACGGATAAGTACGGGAATTACTATAACTTCTTCTATTCTCATACTTATGCCGGGTATAACACTGCAATCTTAAGAACCTTCGGGTTCCTGATCAATTTTCCATTTAACTTGTAGATCGGAGGGGAATATGTTCGGTTTAAAAATTAGAAATTTAGGAATTTGTTTATTACTAATTCCTTTTTTGGAAGCCTGCGATGCTCCGGAGTATCTCACTCCGTATCAAAAGCTTGCTCTTGTACAACCTGTGGAGGTGTTCAATACATCTCAACTTTTGTCCGTATCGAATGAC is a genomic window containing:
- a CDS encoding sulfurtransferase, with amino-acid sequence MKNKLINTSLLAIMLGLLGNCGEGSSDSSALALAAIGGGSSSVKVASASDLAIESAADYNDNKFGLISADTLRGWVNDWANNKPAGITGNLVIYQTSKAGTDANKSLILPKTGVKVFFAVDGNNSALYSWKTFRETRDNGLISIPGGTSTTGGFGLISGANIDAWFQTYGVDPTKDLIVFASGSGDNYGSIGHQHYSLRYWGVAHEHLAILNGTIKGQFPEAELGNDTDESVPPLNGTFSVKQLKNVDNRILTLSIEDVIEVVKNNGNHSVKGLSSTVLISDNRTKNTTNTIGSYTSAAGWQEYDGAENATGTTKTSGGAIAFEGHLKGAIFVPHYNVVERANLDNTYAYGASAAGTFNTLKFKSKADVQDIWDTYGTTGGPNAGAPTYVEGQTILQYCRTNTRTQTSGISTQLILGRPSVFVEDGWSIFGLLAGAFPPANFNDDVSAGAATFPSIPAKFAPDVQGVIESGARGSGLGAHYNTGVKKSTVDYFQINSSATTTKKAFVEDWNYKNQ